In the Candidatus Electrothrix rattekaaiensis genome, one interval contains:
- a CDS encoding DUF104 domain-containing protein, with protein sequence MPETITATYKNGSLHPASPLNLSDNQSVRIIVLPAEPHDAKDELLQIMRNAGLIRSDHQATLPVPPDPVSEKRRLSIAEKLGKAKGKPLSEIILSERDQ encoded by the coding sequence CCTACAAAAACGGCAGCCTGCATCCCGCCTCACCGCTTAATCTTTCCGACAATCAATCTGTACGCATTATCGTACTGCCTGCGGAGCCTCATGATGCAAAGGACGAGCTTCTTCAGATCATGCGCAACGCCGGTTTGATACGCTCAGATCACCAAGCAACGCTTCCCGTACCGCCCGATCCTGTCTCTGAAAAAAGGCGCTTGAGCATCGCAGAAAAACTCGGAAAGGCAAAAGGAAAACCGCTTTCAGAGATCATTCTCTCGGAACGTGATCAATAA